A section of the Asticcacaulis sp. EMRT-3 genome encodes:
- a CDS encoding pilus assembly protein TadG-related protein: MTSLSQFFRRFRLNAGGNVTIIVALSILPVATAVGGSIDLASALNARAHLQDAADSAAIAAALDTTGTLATQQAAALTAFCGNIADSTGKGSLNTMCNSVVAPGLDQASGSLAISTNGNVQTMNYSATAQVPTVMLDLIGMKTLSVNVVSHAGVTMNAAEIAFVLDNTGSMAQDNKMTELRSSVKSVLATLLDSSGQNSGKTRVAIVPFDTQVALSNVSSMVNYATDFGAVTPVFTCNGQASASCTALVANYSDMCNGDANCLNHMVNYTTTYTSGYGYNRTTYYAVLSSSYQTSNTTYQTGYRNQTTRNYIYRHYEVTTYSVASDGSLSKVSSYSNGDNYTSNGYIYPPNAYYYGWKQFTATVASTTPSGGGYNSGSSVVYMDNNTIESTDNLMGVSTGNWSGCVIDRTQPYDTQADAPVSSNSATLYPAAKCATPSLLPIMDLTTDIAGASAYADKMQPAGNTNITIGVQWGMEVLSPTAPFTTGAAFTDPTINKYMILLTDGENTQNRWTTNASQIDARTALACKNAKALGITIFTVRLEDGNSDMLSQCASQTGYYYNLSSSNQINGALGGIMKSIKKIRLTQ; the protein is encoded by the coding sequence ATGACCAGCCTGAGCCAGTTTTTTCGTCGCTTCCGCCTGAATGCAGGCGGCAATGTGACGATAATCGTTGCGCTTTCCATCCTGCCGGTGGCTACTGCCGTCGGCGGCAGCATCGATCTGGCCTCAGCGCTCAATGCGCGCGCCCATCTTCAGGATGCGGCCGATAGTGCGGCCATCGCGGCGGCGCTCGATACGACCGGTACTCTGGCCACGCAGCAGGCCGCCGCCCTCACCGCCTTTTGCGGCAATATCGCCGACAGCACGGGTAAGGGCAGTCTGAATACGATGTGCAACAGTGTTGTGGCCCCCGGCCTCGATCAGGCCAGCGGCAGCCTGGCGATCAGCACGAACGGCAATGTGCAGACCATGAATTACAGCGCCACGGCGCAGGTGCCGACCGTGATGCTGGATCTGATCGGCATGAAAACCCTGAGCGTCAATGTGGTGTCGCACGCCGGGGTGACGATGAATGCTGCCGAAATCGCCTTCGTGCTCGATAATACCGGCTCGATGGCGCAGGACAACAAGATGACGGAACTGCGGTCGAGTGTGAAGTCTGTGCTCGCCACCCTGCTTGATTCCAGCGGCCAGAACAGCGGCAAGACCCGCGTGGCGATTGTGCCGTTCGATACCCAGGTCGCACTCAGCAATGTATCGAGCATGGTCAATTACGCCACAGATTTCGGCGCGGTCACGCCGGTCTTTACCTGCAACGGTCAGGCCTCGGCTTCGTGTACGGCCCTGGTGGCCAATTACAGCGACATGTGCAACGGCGATGCAAACTGTTTGAATCATATGGTCAATTACACGACGACCTACACATCGGGCTATGGCTATAACCGCACGACCTATTATGCGGTTCTGTCGTCTTCGTACCAGACATCGAACACGACCTATCAGACCGGCTATCGTAACCAGACGACCAGAAACTATATCTACCGCCATTACGAGGTGACGACCTATTCGGTGGCCAGCGACGGCAGCCTGAGCAAGGTCAGTTCTTATTCCAATGGCGATAATTACACCTCAAACGGCTATATCTATCCGCCGAATGCCTATTATTACGGATGGAAGCAGTTCACGGCCACGGTGGCGTCCACCACCCCTTCCGGCGGCGGCTATAACAGCGGCTCGTCGGTGGTCTATATGGACAATAACACCATCGAATCGACCGACAATCTGATGGGCGTCAGCACCGGTAACTGGTCGGGCTGCGTGATCGACCGCACCCAGCCCTACGATACCCAGGCCGATGCGCCGGTCAGTAGTAATTCGGCCACCCTGTATCCGGCGGCCAAGTGCGCCACGCCGTCTCTGCTGCCGATCATGGATCTGACCACCGACATTGCAGGGGCCAGCGCCTATGCCGACAAGATGCAGCCGGCGGGCAACACCAATATCACCATCGGCGTCCAGTGGGGCATGGAGGTCTTGTCGCCGACCGCGCCCTTCACCACCGGCGCGGCCTTCACCGATCCGACGATCAACAAATATATGATCCTTTTGACCGATGGCGAGAATACGCAAAACCGCTGGACGACCAATGCCAGCCAGATCGACGCCCGCACGGCGCTGGCCTGCAAAAATGCCAAGGCGCTGGGCATCACCATCTTCACCGTGCGTCTCGAAGACGGCAATTCGGACATGCTGAGCCAATGCGCGTCGCAAACCGGCTATTATTATAATCTGTCGAGTTCCAACCAGATCAATGGTGCACTCGGCGGCATCATGAAGTCGATCAAGAAGATCCGCCTGACGCAATAG
- the mgtE gene encoding magnesium transporter has translation MSQKTETPPTDDLLTNQREDGSALNTPEAIEDFALKDDYALNPRYISLVIDAADRGDGLRLRELLGALHPADIADLLGFLSQDYREEVIPWIPSDALADILPELDDDIREEVIGTLHPQDLAEVLQELDSDDAAAVFEDLEADQQKAVLAAMPEAERAAIVTSLAYEEETAGRLMQREVVAAPSFWHVGQTIDRLRENGDDLPELFFDIYVIDPSHKPIGALPVSVLMRSRRDVALSALMEPITEIRVDQDQEEVAYIFEKYHLISAPVVDSSGRLVGQITVDDIVNIIQEESQEDMLALAGVSSDSGRDASIFGVVKSRFWWLLINLFTAVLASSVIGLFQDAIAKLVALAVLNPICASMGGNAGTQTLTVAVRALATRELNAANLLRTVWREIAAGVLNGLAFAVVMGLVTMLWFHDWKMALVIGMAMIINLFAAAVAGILIPLGLDRMGYDPAASATVFVTTVTDCVGFFSFLGLAVIILL, from the coding sequence ATGAGCCAGAAAACCGAAACCCCTCCCACCGACGACCTGCTGACAAACCAACGCGAAGACGGTTCGGCGCTCAACACGCCCGAAGCCATTGAGGATTTCGCGCTCAAGGACGATTACGCCCTCAATCCGCGCTATATTTCACTGGTGATTGACGCCGCTGATCGTGGCGATGGCCTGCGCCTGCGCGAACTGCTGGGCGCCCTGCATCCCGCCGACATCGCCGATTTGCTGGGCTTTCTGTCGCAGGATTACCGCGAAGAGGTGATTCCGTGGATTCCCTCCGACGCCCTGGCCGACATCCTGCCCGAACTCGATGACGACATCCGCGAAGAGGTGATCGGCACCCTGCATCCGCAGGATCTGGCCGAGGTGTTGCAGGAACTCGATTCCGATGACGCGGCCGCCGTTTTCGAAGACCTTGAGGCCGATCAGCAAAAGGCCGTTCTGGCCGCCATGCCGGAAGCCGAGCGCGCCGCCATCGTCACCTCGCTGGCCTATGAGGAAGAAACCGCCGGCCGTCTGATGCAGCGCGAAGTGGTGGCCGCGCCCAGCTTCTGGCACGTCGGCCAGACCATCGACCGCCTGCGCGAAAACGGCGACGACCTGCCCGAACTGTTCTTCGACATCTATGTCATCGACCCCAGCCACAAGCCGATTGGTGCCCTGCCGGTATCGGTGCTGATGCGTTCACGGCGCGATGTGGCCCTAAGCGCCCTGATGGAGCCGATCACCGAGATCCGCGTCGATCAGGATCAGGAGGAAGTGGCCTATATTTTCGAGAAATATCACCTGATCTCGGCACCGGTCGTCGATTCCTCCGGGCGGCTGGTGGGCCAGATTACGGTCGATGACATCGTCAATATCATTCAGGAAGAAAGCCAGGAAGACATGCTGGCCCTGGCCGGGGTGTCGTCCGATTCGGGGCGCGACGCCTCGATCTTCGGCGTGGTGAAATCGCGCTTCTGGTGGCTGCTGATCAATCTGTTCACGGCGGTGCTGGCCTCCAGCGTCATCGGCCTGTTTCAGGACGCCATCGCCAAGCTGGTGGCGCTGGCCGTGCTCAATCCGATCTGCGCCTCGATGGGCGGCAATGCCGGCACCCAGACCCTGACCGTGGCCGTGCGGGCCCTGGCGACGCGCGAACTGAACGCCGCCAATCTGTTGCGCACGGTGTGGCGCGAAATCGCCGCCGGTGTGCTGAACGGTCTGGCCTTCGCCGTCGTGATGGGGCTGGTCACCATGCTGTGGTTCCATGACTGGAAGATGGCGCTGGTTATCGGCATGGCCATGATCATCAATCTGTTCGCCGCTGCCGTGGCGGGCATCCTCATTCCACTCGGCCTTGACCGGATGGGCTATGATCCGGCGGCGTCGGCCACCGTCTTCGTGACGACCGTGACCGACTGTGTGGGTTTCTTCAGTTTCCTCGGTCTGGCCGTGATTATCCTCTTGTAA
- a CDS encoding replication-associated recombination protein A, giving the protein MSADLFGHAEPTQTQTQTLQVDDAAKPLADRLRPRSVGEVVGQVHLLGEGGAISRLIERGFLPSLILWGPPGVGKTTIARLLAEAAGYEFQQISAVFSGVADLKKAFEQAQTRHKMGQRTVLFVDEIHRFNRAQQDGFLPYVEAGVVTLIGATTENPSFELNGALLSRCQVFVLKRLDAAALDEIIARAEEHIGHKLPLTDEAYETLKALSDGDGRYILSLIESLDHMGFTEPLSSDELLAQLQKRRPNHDKSGEGHYNLISALHKSVRGSDPDAALYWLARMLNGGDDPLFIARRLIRMASEDIGNADPMSLMMCNAARDTYEVLGSPEGELALAQAVVHMASAPKSNAVYTAFKKATALAKDTGHLDPPAVILNAPTKLMKEIGYGAGYIYDPDDPDGFSGQNYFPDGMKRPVIYDPAGSGHEGKVRQRLDYWADLRHKKQQARGE; this is encoded by the coding sequence ATGTCCGCTGATCTTTTCGGCCATGCCGAACCCACCCAGACCCAGACCCAGACCCTTCAGGTCGATGATGCCGCCAAACCGCTGGCCGACCGTCTGCGTCCGCGCAGCGTGGGCGAGGTGGTCGGTCAGGTGCATTTGCTCGGCGAAGGCGGGGCGATTTCGCGCCTGATCGAACGCGGCTTTCTGCCCTCGCTGATTCTGTGGGGCCCGCCGGGCGTCGGCAAGACGACGATTGCGCGTTTGCTGGCTGAGGCGGCGGGCTATGAGTTCCAGCAGATTTCGGCGGTCTTTTCCGGCGTCGCCGATCTGAAAAAGGCCTTCGAGCAGGCGCAAACCCGCCATAAGATGGGCCAGCGCACGGTTCTGTTCGTCGATGAAATCCACCGCTTCAACCGCGCCCAGCAGGATGGATTCCTGCCCTATGTTGAGGCCGGTGTGGTGACCCTGATCGGGGCCACGACCGAAAATCCATCGTTCGAGCTGAACGGCGCTCTGTTGTCGCGCTGTCAGGTGTTTGTGCTGAAGCGGCTCGATGCGGCGGCGCTGGATGAGATCATCGCCCGCGCCGAAGAGCATATCGGCCACAAACTGCCCCTGACAGATGAAGCCTATGAAACGCTGAAAGCGCTCAGCGATGGCGACGGGCGCTATATTTTGAGCCTGATCGAATCGCTCGACCATATGGGCTTTACCGAGCCGCTGTCGTCGGATGAGCTGCTGGCGCAGTTGCAGAAGCGCCGCCCCAATCACGACAAGTCGGGCGAGGGGCACTATAATCTGATTTCGGCCCTGCATAAGTCGGTGCGCGGCTCCGATCCGGATGCGGCGCTTTACTGGCTGGCGCGGATGCTGAATGGCGGCGATGATCCGCTGTTCATCGCGCGCCGCCTGATCCGCATGGCCAGCGAGGACATTGGCAATGCTGATCCGATGTCGCTGATGATGTGCAACGCGGCGCGCGATACCTATGAGGTTCTGGGCTCGCCCGAAGGTGAACTGGCCCTGGCCCAGGCCGTGGTCCATATGGCGTCGGCACCCAAATCGAACGCCGTCTATACAGCGTTTAAAAAGGCGACGGCGCTGGCCAAGGACACCGGCCACCTCGATCCGCCGGCCGTCATCCTCAATGCGCCGACAAAGCTGATGAAAGAGATCGGTTATGGCGCGGGCTATATTTATGACCCCGACGACCCGGATGGCTTTTCCGGCCAGAACTACTTCCCCGACGGCATGAAGCGCCCGGTCATCTACGATCCGGCGGGCAGCGGCCACGAAGGCAAGGTCAGGCAAAGGCTGGACTATTGGGCCGATCTGCGCCACAAAAAGCAGCAGGCGCGCGGGGAATAG
- a CDS encoding DUF805 domain-containing protein, with translation MTPRTDWTELFFSSSGRAGQAPSTIAAGVLLLILAMYESLVTGPLQYMTGWIVYPVLLFSGACVLSKRLHDRGRSGWWAAVILAAFVMVWPAPHGFFDFLAVLVLVWALIDLCVMPGERGDNRYGPTLYRSLAREPN, from the coding sequence ATGACCCCCAGAACCGATTGGACCGAACTGTTTTTTTCGTCGTCCGGGCGGGCAGGCCAGGCGCCTTCCACCATTGCCGCCGGTGTTTTGCTGCTGATCCTGGCCATGTACGAATCACTGGTGACCGGGCCGTTGCAATATATGACCGGCTGGATCGTCTATCCGGTGCTTTTGTTCAGCGGAGCGTGCGTTTTGTCGAAGCGCCTGCATGACCGGGGGCGTTCGGGCTGGTGGGCGGCGGTGATTCTGGCGGCCTTCGTGATGGTGTGGCCGGCACCGCACGGCTTCTTCGATTTTCTGGCCGTGCTGGTTCTGGTCTGGGCTCTGATCGACTTGTGCGTTATGCCCGGCGAGCGCGGCGACAACCGCTACGGGCCGACGCTTTACCGGTCGTTGGCGCGCGAGCCAAACTAA
- a CDS encoding lysozyme produces the protein MRARLKVSRAGVELIKSFEGLRQTATRLPDGRWTLGYGHTFSAREGAKVTQEDADALLRFDLLPIVDTINNLVLTPLNQNQFDALVSFCFNIGAENFTASTVLKRINEGRLNEAAQAMDAWRSAEFNGQTYVLAPLIRRRAAEKSLFLTPETIDHASVMTLRPVEDVADTDRMQADMSAPEEGLGPVGKPASQAATARQVIDLSAYAPVAASPVAASPVAQVEPAPVVPGPVLPGPVLPATTLPEGVTPNVIREVKPQDEAEASADLQTVLQRQKDEQARREEAERQEHARQEAVRQAQALAEARAAEQARQMREAEERARIEHQQQEALRAAEAEKAEQARLEQARLELARLENERREREAAADAARLAAEKLAAAKIEAEKAEAARIDQEKHEAEQRDREAQISVSEAAQAAMPAPESAPEDAAEKARKAEAAAALMRLYSPYGGGTLGRPLSASPASQTFVQHSVIAPSSTHSSPIEIAARPEDLPPASAQTPDLSQEEKEGESQNTPLQDRPLQTFAPVTAASTVQASAMSALNPYARQQIAPQAALPTQDEPRPELNWREQLDRPLPQNHQPESAPQSVPPVGLQSNLQSGLGVFDESYGDDAGWTLDGGRIAMPDTDEPEHASWWTMIVSTFWWIFISGLGLGCLGVAAGAYYKSRDAVVIRNGAVPDYMTWSVVMAAVGILCVSVSLWLIMKRLGGLKD, from the coding sequence ATGAGAGCGCGTCTTAAGGTCTCCCGTGCGGGGGTCGAGCTCATCAAGAGTTTTGAGGGGCTGCGCCAGACGGCGACCCGTCTGCCCGATGGCCGCTGGACTCTGGGCTATGGCCACACCTTCTCGGCCCGCGAAGGCGCCAAGGTGACGCAGGAAGACGCCGACGCCCTGTTGCGCTTCGATCTTTTGCCCATTGTCGATACCATCAATAATCTGGTGCTGACGCCGCTCAACCAGAACCAGTTCGACGCGCTTGTGTCGTTTTGCTTCAATATCGGCGCGGAAAATTTCACGGCCTCGACGGTTCTCAAGCGAATCAACGAAGGCAGGCTGAACGAAGCGGCGCAGGCTATGGATGCGTGGCGCTCGGCGGAATTCAATGGCCAGACCTATGTGCTGGCGCCACTGATTCGCCGCCGCGCCGCCGAAAAGAGCCTGTTTCTGACGCCGGAAACCATCGATCATGCGTCCGTCATGACCCTGCGGCCGGTGGAGGACGTGGCGGATACAGATAGGATGCAGGCGGACATGTCTGCGCCTGAGGAAGGCCTGGGGCCTGTCGGAAAACCGGCATCTCAGGCCGCGACTGCGCGCCAGGTCATCGATCTCAGCGCCTATGCGCCTGTGGCTGCCAGTCCTGTGGCTGCCAGTCCTGTGGCGCAGGTTGAGCCTGCCCCGGTCGTGCCTGGCCCGGTCTTGCCTGGCCCGGTCTTGCCTGCCACCACTTTGCCAGAAGGCGTGACGCCGAATGTGATCCGTGAAGTGAAACCGCAGGACGAGGCGGAGGCAAGCGCTGATCTTCAGACAGTTCTGCAACGTCAAAAGGATGAACAGGCCCGGCGTGAAGAGGCGGAGCGTCAGGAACATGCACGCCAGGAAGCTGTGCGTCAGGCTCAGGCTTTGGCCGAGGCGCGGGCTGCCGAGCAGGCGCGTCAGATGCGTGAGGCCGAAGAACGCGCCCGTATCGAACACCAGCAGCAGGAAGCTCTCCGCGCCGCCGAAGCTGAAAAAGCAGAGCAGGCCAGGCTTGAGCAGGCCAGACTTGAATTAGCGCGTCTGGAAAATGAACGCCGCGAACGCGAAGCGGCGGCCGATGCGGCCCGCTTGGCGGCGGAAAAGCTGGCAGCGGCTAAAATCGAAGCCGAGAAGGCCGAAGCCGCCAGAATAGACCAGGAAAAGCACGAAGCCGAACAGCGTGACCGGGAAGCGCAGATCTCAGTCTCTGAAGCGGCTCAGGCTGCGATGCCCGCGCCTGAATCCGCGCCTGAAGACGCCGCCGAAAAGGCGCGCAAGGCTGAAGCGGCGGCGGCCCTTATGCGACTTTATTCGCCCTATGGCGGAGGAACGCTCGGCCGTCCCCTCAGCGCATCGCCCGCTTCGCAAACCTTTGTCCAGCATAGCGTCATCGCACCCTCCAGCACGCACTCTTCGCCGATTGAAATCGCCGCCCGACCGGAAGATCTGCCGCCAGCATCCGCGCAGACCCCGGATCTGTCGCAGGAAGAAAAAGAGGGTGAGTCGCAGAACACACCGCTGCAAGATAGGCCGCTTCAGACCTTTGCGCCGGTAACCGCGGCCAGCACGGTGCAGGCATCGGCTATGAGCGCGCTCAATCCCTATGCCCGTCAGCAGATAGCACCGCAAGCCGCCCTGCCGACGCAGGACGAACCGCGCCCGGAACTGAACTGGCGTGAACAGCTTGACCGCCCGTTGCCGCAAAACCATCAGCCGGAAAGCGCACCTCAGTCCGTGCCGCCGGTCGGCCTCCAGTCGAATCTCCAGTCGGGTCTGGGCGTTTTCGACGAATCCTACGGCGATGACGCTGGCTGGACACTCGATGGCGGCCGCATCGCCATGCCGGATACGGATGAGCCCGAACATGCGAGCTGGTGGACGATGATCGTTTCGACCTTCTGGTGGATTTTCATCAGCGGTCTGGGCCTGGGCTGTCTCGGCGTGGCGGCGGGGGCCTATTACAAGTCGCGCGACGCCGTGGTGATCCGCAATGGGGCCGTGCCCGACTATATGACCTGGTCGGTGGTGATGGCGGCGGTCGGCATTCTGTGCGTGTCGGTGTCGCTGTGGCTGATCATGAAACGGCTGGGCGGCCTCAAGGACTAA
- the lipB gene encoding lipoyl(octanoyl) transferase LipB: MVSDPLNFTDFHRHDGELPEWRIEKGYVPYPEAVAFMEARAAAISAGEARERIWLVEHPPLYTAGVSAKPEDLIAPDRFDVFASGRGGQYTYHGPGQRVVYVMLDLNRRQKDVRGFVQALERWIIATLWCFNVEGHIREGRVGVWVVRRDKGYAPPPNAPIAFGKTDGSPEPLQGARAVPERAYKEDKIAAIGIKLRRWVSFHGISLNVEPDLSHFDGIVPCGITEHGVTSLLDLGLPVTMDEVDYALRSNFEAIFGSVEVV; the protein is encoded by the coding sequence ATGGTTTCCGACCCGTTAAATTTTACCGATTTTCACCGTCATGATGGGGAATTGCCCGAATGGCGCATCGAAAAAGGCTATGTGCCCTATCCCGAAGCCGTCGCCTTCATGGAGGCGCGCGCTGCCGCCATATCCGCCGGTGAGGCGCGTGAACGGATCTGGCTGGTCGAGCATCCGCCGCTTTACACGGCGGGCGTTTCGGCCAAACCCGAAGACCTGATCGCGCCCGATCGCTTTGACGTGTTCGCCAGCGGGCGCGGCGGTCAATATACCTATCACGGCCCCGGTCAGCGCGTGGTCTATGTGATGCTCGATCTCAACCGGCGGCAAAAGGATGTGCGCGGCTTCGTGCAGGCGCTGGAGCGCTGGATCATCGCTACGCTGTGGTGCTTCAATGTCGAGGGCCATATCCGCGAAGGCCGCGTCGGCGTCTGGGTGGTGCGGCGCGATAAGGGGTACGCGCCCCCTCCGAATGCACCTATTGCATTCGGCAAGACCGACGGGTCGCCCGAGCCTTTGCAAGGCGCCCGCGCGGTGCCTGAGCGCGCCTATAAAGAGGATAAGATCGCCGCGATAGGCATCAAGCTGCGCCGCTGGGTCAGTTTCCACGGCATCAGCCTGAATGTCGAACCCGACCTCAGCCATTTCGACGGTATCGTGCCGTGCGGCATCACCGAACACGGCGTCACCAGCCTGCTCGATCTCGGCCTGCCGGTGACGATGGACGAGGTCGATTACGCCCTGCGCTCCAACTTCGAGGCCATCTTCGGGTCGGTTGAGGTGGTATGA
- a CDS encoding RluA family pseudouridine synthase, translating into MSKHSPQHVKALTERGPRPKQQRPARPAARLTPEDVAWVKSMVVYEDELIMGFNKPSGLSSQGGRGPDSHNLDDMMWAFVKSSGRKPMLIHRLDRDTSGILLVARTQPATSYLGKAMMRRAFAKTYLAIVSNPHNLPESGVIDAPLRREEVGREAWSRVCEADHPDAQSAATRFEVLSRNDEAALVRCQPVTGRMHQIRVHLAHMGAAIAGDVRYGGALSLSGTPVPRLMLHARSLTFPHPAHGHDMTLGAPLPDDFKAQCAALDLDTLKAD; encoded by the coding sequence ATGTCCAAGCATTCCCCCCAACACGTCAAGGCCCTGACCGAGCGCGGCCCGCGCCCGAAACAGCAGAGGCCCGCCCGTCCAGCGGCGCGGCTGACGCCTGAGGACGTGGCGTGGGTCAAGTCGATGGTCGTCTATGAAGACGAGCTGATCATGGGATTCAACAAACCTTCGGGTTTGTCGTCGCAGGGCGGGCGCGGGCCGGACAGCCATAATCTCGATGATATGATGTGGGCCTTCGTCAAATCGAGCGGGCGTAAGCCCATGCTGATCCACCGGCTCGACCGCGATACGTCGGGCATTCTTCTGGTGGCGCGCACCCAGCCCGCCACCTCCTATCTCGGCAAGGCGATGATGCGCCGCGCCTTCGCCAAGACCTATCTGGCCATCGTTTCCAACCCTCACAACCTGCCTGAGTCCGGCGTGATCGATGCCCCCTTGCGTCGCGAAGAGGTGGGCCGTGAGGCGTGGTCGCGCGTCTGTGAGGCCGATCACCCCGATGCCCAGAGCGCCGCCACCCGTTTCGAGGTTTTGAGCCGCAATGACGAGGCCGCTCTGGTGCGCTGCCAGCCGGTCACCGGACGGATGCACCAGATTCGCGTCCATCTGGCCCATATGGGCGCAGCGATTGCCGGCGACGTGCGCTATGGCGGGGCGCTGTCTTTAAGCGGGACGCCTGTGCCGCGCCTGATGCTGCACGCCAGAAGCCTGACCTTTCCCCATCCGGCGCACGGCCATGATATGACGCTGGGCGCGCCCCTGCCGGATGATTTCAAGGCGCAATGCGCAGCCCTCGATCTCGACACGCTTAAAGCGGATTAA
- a CDS encoding FliM/FliN family flagellar motor switch protein has translation MSQVGSVPVEISVLLGRSVLPMQQLLRMGRGAVIPLDAHEHDEVWILANNHPVARGEIQIFEEKISIVVTRPADVYDFMAIGS, from the coding sequence ATGTCGCAGGTCGGGTCTGTTCCCGTAGAGATTTCCGTATTGCTGGGCCGTTCGGTCCTGCCCATGCAGCAGCTTCTGCGCATGGGACGTGGCGCCGTGATTCCGCTCGATGCCCATGAGCACGACGAGGTCTGGATTCTCGCCAATAATCACCCCGTTGCGCGCGGCGAAATCCAGATTTTCGAGGAAAAGATTTCGATCGTGGTGACGCGCCCGGCCGATGTTTATGATTTCATGGCGATCGGCTCCTGA
- a CDS encoding patatin-like phospholipase family protein: MSLSMDTKENPSLQQALENLFGTALGQSASVISLPGGSRLFSAGDESDQLYLLRSGRLGAFRHDEDHDELSLIGIIRPGEPVGEMSLIAGTHHTSTVMALRDSDLLAMPRNDFLRALDSRPELLIALSRKMMERARRNAPNVTPNVFAFFALCEKPIRGLIDDIAGHIRELGYRVAVIDKDFHGTSPEVFTQVEAENDYVLHIAESHESHWRLLSARQVDHVFLIADAALPPDPKSAAWEKSLLHRAPDLILLYPEGFKKASVPGRTRAWLDIIKPTRWFHIQTGDHNDAARLARIVSGHSTGLVFSGGGARAFTQIGAIQALREAHIPIDFVCGSSMGAILAAGAALGWDDHELDWRIRDAFVTSSPLDDITFPFISMVSGKKVDQRLLKHFGDQMIEDMPLPFFCLSSNLTSGVLKVHKTGLLRNALRASISLPGVLPPVIEDGQVLVDGAVMRSFPATMMRNTHLGTVIGVDVTRARGLDPKALVVPKKLSAWFSHGDWRRGPPIVSVMMRSATVITAADLALSRAATDLLIIPEPDGVEIRDWKAYDKAVESGYQTTVATLAQLDSPITTLRKQGKSIHPNIPAFTPDDSYSDSEESYVDSASEPPRKRDGKPV, encoded by the coding sequence GTGAGTCTTTCGATGGACACCAAGGAAAATCCATCGCTGCAACAGGCGCTGGAAAACCTGTTCGGCACGGCGCTTGGCCAGAGCGCCAGCGTCATCTCGCTTCCCGGTGGCTCCAGGCTGTTCAGCGCCGGTGATGAGTCCGATCAGCTCTACCTGCTGCGCTCCGGCCGCTTGGGCGCTTTCCGCCACGACGAAGACCATGACGAGCTGTCGCTGATCGGCATTATCCGCCCCGGTGAGCCGGTTGGCGAAATGTCGCTGATCGCCGGCACCCACCACACCTCCACCGTCATGGCGCTGCGCGATTCCGACCTGCTGGCCATGCCGCGCAACGATTTTCTGCGCGCGCTCGATTCACGGCCCGAACTGCTGATCGCTCTGTCGCGCAAAATGATGGAAAGGGCGCGCCGCAACGCGCCCAATGTGACGCCCAATGTCTTCGCCTTCTTCGCCCTGTGCGAAAAACCAATCCGCGGCCTGATCGATGATATTGCCGGTCATATCCGCGAGTTGGGCTACCGGGTGGCGGTGATCGACAAGGATTTCCACGGCACATCACCGGAAGTCTTCACCCAGGTCGAGGCCGAAAACGACTATGTGCTGCATATCGCCGAAAGCCACGAAAGCCACTGGCGGCTGTTGAGCGCGCGCCAGGTTGATCATGTCTTTCTGATCGCCGACGCCGCCCTGCCACCCGACCCCAAGTCCGCCGCCTGGGAAAAATCCCTGCTGCACCGCGCGCCCGACCTGATCCTGCTCTATCCTGAGGGTTTTAAAAAAGCTTCGGTGCCCGGTCGCACCCGCGCCTGGCTCGACATCATCAAGCCGACGCGCTGGTTCCACATCCAGACCGGCGACCACAATGATGCCGCCCGGCTGGCGCGAATCGTGTCGGGCCATTCGACCGGCCTCGTTTTTTCCGGCGGCGGGGCGCGCGCCTTCACCCAGATCGGCGCCATTCAGGCCCTGCGCGAAGCCCACATCCCTATCGATTTCGTTTGCGGATCGTCAATGGGGGCCATTCTGGCGGCAGGCGCGGCGCTGGGCTGGGACGATCACGAACTCGACTGGCGCATCCGCGATGCCTTCGTCACCTCGTCGCCGCTCGACGACATCACCTTCCCGTTCATTTCGATGGTATCGGGCAAGAAGGTCGATCAGCGCCTTCTCAAGCACTTCGGCGACCAGATGATCGAGGACATGCCCCTGCCCTTTTTCTGCCTGTCGTCAAACCTGACATCGGGCGTGCTGAAGGTGCACAAGACCGGCCTGTTGCGCAATGCTCTGCGCGCTTCGATTTCCCTGCCGGGTGTCCTGCCGCCGGTCATCGAAGACGGTCAGGTGCTGGTGGATGGCGCCGTGATGCGCTCCTTCCCGGCCACCATGATGCGCAATACCCACCTCGGCACGGTGATCGGCGTCGATGTGACGCGGGCGCGTGGCCTCGATCCCAAGGCGCTGGTTGTGCCGAAAAAACTGTCCGCATGGTTTTCGCACGGCGACTGGCGGCGCGGCCCGCCTATCGTCTCGGTCATGATGCGTTCGGCCACCGTGATCACGGCCGCCGATCTGGCCCTGTCGCGCGCCGCCACCGATCTTCTGATCATTCCTGAACCCGATGGCGTCGAAATCCGCGACTGGAAGGCTTACGACAAGGCCGTCGAGTCAGGCTACCAGACCACTGTGGCCACTCTGGCCCAGCTCGATTCACCGATCACCACCCTGCGCAAACAGGGCAAGAGCATCCATCCCAATATTCCGGCCTTTACGCCTGACGACAGCTATAGCGACAGCGAAGAGAGCTATGTCGATTCGGCTTCCGAGCCGCCGCGCAAGCGCGATGGCAAGCCGGTTTAG